One window from the genome of Glycine soja cultivar W05 chromosome 12, ASM419377v2, whole genome shotgun sequence encodes:
- the LOC114377993 gene encoding uncharacterized GPI-anchored protein At1g61900-like isoform X1 encodes MKRFLSHSFLLQIAVSLLLVLLLFMNKSQGSPIRFAKYSFSVTTKVDALPPAIPPSSTQPQPFIPLLAPSPLIPFTNNSVPKLSGHCSLNFSAAQDIMTTTATDCWTSFAPYLANVVCCPQFDAMLVTLIGQSSKYSGVLALNTTHAHHCLSDVQKVLASQGANRDLKKICSVHPTNLTEASCPVVFVDEFESIVDTSRLLTACRKIDPVNECCDQVCQNAIHYAARKIALNDLSNSDGNHSLPWPTTRINDCKNIVLRWLANKLDPSTANSVFRGLSNCNLNRVCPLVLPNVTSVVKECGNLINNQTACCKAIKSYVSYLQEQSFVTNLQALKCATSLGKKLQQANVSKNVYNLCRISLKDFSLQVGLQESGCLLPSLPSNAVFDGTSGIGFICDLNDNIVAPWPTTSYSLPSSCNRTTKLPSLPTATSSQNGKNHTTVLLQTGFSGLIFSSFQSNGSCKI; translated from the exons ATGAAGAGATTTCTCTCTCACAGTTTTCTCCTTCAAATTGCTGTCtctcttcttcttgttcttcttctgt TTATGAACAAGTCTCAGGGCTCTCCAATCAGGTTCGCAAAATATTCGTTTTCTGTCACTACTAAGGTTGATGCGCTGCCTCCTGCTATCCCTCCAAGTAGTACACAGCCACAGCCCTTTATTCCCCTTCTAGCTCCTTCCCCATTGATACCTTTCACAAATAATTCGGTGCCTAAGTTATCAG GTCATTGTTCATTGAATTTCTCAGCTGCTCAAGATATAATGACCACAACTGCTACTGATTGCTGGACTTCCTTTGCTCCATATTTGGCAAACGTTGTATGTTGTCCTCAATTTGATGCCATGCTGGTGACCCTCATAGGGCAGTCTAGCAAATACTCTGGGGTGCTAGCTTTGAACACAACTCATGCTCATCATTGCCTCTCTGATGTTCAAAAGGTCCTGGCCAGTCAAGGAGCAAATAGGgacctaaaaaaaatatgttcagTCCACCCAACAAATCTCACTGAGGCCTCTTGTCCTGTTGTATTTGTTGATGAATTTGAGAGTATTGTAGACACTTCAAGACTTCTGACTGCTTGTAGAAAAATTGATCCTGTAAATGAGTGTTGCGATCAAGTTTGCCAAAATGCCATACATTATGCTGCTAGAAAAATTGCCTTGAATGATTTGTCTAATTCAGATGGAAATCATAGCTTGCCTTGGCCGACAACTAGGATCAATGATTGCAAGAATATTGTTCTTCGTTGGCTGGCTAATAAACTTGATCCATCCACTGCAAATAGTGTTTTTAGAGGACTCTCAAACTGCAACCTAAACAGAG TATGCCCATTGGTTTTACCAAATGTCACAAGTGTTGTGAAAGAATGCGGGAATCTCATAAATAACCAAACAGCTTGCTGCAAAGCCATCAAAAGTTATGTGTCCTATTTGCAAGAACAGAGTTTTGTAACCAATCTGCAAGCCTTGAAATGTGCTACATCACTTGGAAAGAAATTGCAGCAAGCAAATGTCTCCAAAAATGTTTATAATCTTTGTCGTATAAGCCTGAAGGACTTTTCTCTTCAAG TTGGATTGCAag AATCTGGCTGCCTTTTGCCCAGTTTGCCTTCAAATGCAGTATTTGATGGAACTTCAGGGATTGGATTCATTTGCGACCTTAATGACAACATTGTAGCTCCATGGCCCACAACATCATATTCGCTACCATCCTCATGCAATAGAA CTACAAAACTTCCATCTCTTCCTACAGCAACGTCTTCACAAAATGGTAAGAACCATACTACTGTACTACTACAAACTGGTTTTTCAGGTCTGATCTTCTCTTCATTTCAAAGCAATGGCAGTTGTAAAATATAG
- the LOC114379523 gene encoding uncharacterized protein LOC114379523: MLQFFNIVDMGNCLRNNKISSQNHENYDDALVIDAKVDKVKALSLSKLEETPRMEQSIKKKVRFKTQNYDSAYEGERGSDGNSRSVRIRVVMTQEELKRMLRFKDEHTSLEQLLHAVKLRGGRVSDVGEFDDEGVNSWKPSLDSIPEDQ, encoded by the coding sequence ATGCTACAATTTTTCAATATTGTTGACATGGGAAACTGTTTGAGGAACAACAAAATATCATCACAAAATCATGAGAACTATGATGATGCCCTAGTAATTGATGCCAAGGTTGATAAGGTAAAGGCACTTTCATTGTCCAAGTTGGAAGAAACACCAAGGATGGAACAAAGCATCAAGAAGAAGGTGAGGTTCAAGACGCAAAATTATGATAGTGCTTATGAAGGTGAGAGAGGAAGTGATGGCAATTCTAGAAGTGTGAGGATTAGAGTGGTGATGACTCAAGAAGAGTTGAAAAGGATGTTGAGGTTCAAGGATGAACACACTTCATTGGAGCAATTATTACATGCTGTGAAGTTGAGAGGAGGAAGAGTTTCAGATGTTGGTGAATTTGATGATGAGGGAGTGAATTCTTGGAAGCCATCTTTAGACAGTATTCCAGAGGATCAGTAG
- the LOC114380483 gene encoding succinate dehydrogenase subunit 3-1, mitochondrial-like: MSWLLRSTKSKLLSSSSSLSRTFPSLSRSGPTLDLPQIGAISPLPDLFHRSTATMPFAKENASGGNLAGLPKVPANTLGSDSNAINSPRYKASGLDTNVLAGARCVSGVWAAQGPMRLVVNTVMARSFERSMEAGTLGMIGHKRFMSDIPSKTSETNLSGFRPLSPHLPLYQPQLSSTLSIFNRIAGAFLAGVILLFYMIYMKLGLVSLTYDSFYQFIFYSSKLNLLVMEISALAVSYHLYSAIRHLFL, encoded by the exons ATGTCGTGGCTCCTCCGATCCACCAAGTCAAAACTCCTCTCTTCCTCATCTTCACTTTCTAGAACCTTCCCCTCTCTCTCACGCTCCGGCCCCACACTTGACCTCCCTCAGATCGGAGCCATCTCTCCCCTCCCCGATCTCTTCCACCGCAGCACCGCTACCATGCCTTTCG CGAAGGAAAACGCTTCCGGTGGAAACTTGGCCGGTCTTCCCAAAGTTCCTGCGAATACGCTTGGCAGTGACTCTAATGCGATCAATTCTCCG AGGTACAAAGCTTCTGGACTGGACACGAATGTGCTGGCTGGAGCTAGATGTGTCTCTGGAGTTTGGGCTGCACAGGGTCCAATGCGATTG GTAGTCAATACCGTGATGGCTAGAAGTTTTGAGAGAAGTATGGAAGCTGGCACATTGGGAATGATTGGTCATAAACGTTTTATGAGTGACATCCCAAGTAAAACCAGTGAGACAAACCTATCTGGTTTTCGTCCGCTATCTCCTCATCTTCCTCTTTATCAGCCCCAACTTTCTTCGACCCTCTCAATTTTCAATAGAATTGCTGGAGCTTTCCTAGCCGGTGTCATTTTGCTTTTTTATATGATCTATATGAAATTGGGTTTGGTTAGCCTCACCTATGACTCTTTCTACCAGTTCATATTTTATTCATCAAAACTCAACCTGCTTGTCATGGAGATTTCTGCCTTAGCCGTGTCCTATCATCTGTATAGTGCAATTCGTCATTTATTCTTATGA
- the LOC114377993 gene encoding uncharacterized GPI-anchored protein At1g61900-like isoform X2: MKRFLSHSFLLQIAVSLLLVLLLFMNKSQGSPIRFAKYSFSVTTKVDALPPAIPPSSTQPQPFIPLLAPSPLIPFTNNSVPKLSGHCSLNFSAAQDIMTTTATDCWTSFAPYLANVVCCPQFDAMLVTLIGQSSKYSGVLALNTTHAHHCLSDVQKVLASQGANRDLKKICSVHPTNLTEASCPVVFVDEFESIVDTSRLLTACRKIDPVNECCDQVCQNAIHYAARKIALNDLSNSDGNHSLPWPTTRINDCKNIVLRWLANKLDPSTANSVFRGLSNCNLNRVCPLVLPNVTSVVKECGNLINNQTACCKAIKSYVSYLQEQSFVTNLQALKCATSLGKKLQQANVSKNVYNLCRISLKDFSLQVGLQESGCLLPSLPSNAVFDGTSGIGFICDLNDNIVAPWPTTSYSLPSSCNRTTKLPSLPTATSSQNGLFINTLVLPLLFTSILLPKRLL, from the exons ATGAAGAGATTTCTCTCTCACAGTTTTCTCCTTCAAATTGCTGTCtctcttcttcttgttcttcttctgt TTATGAACAAGTCTCAGGGCTCTCCAATCAGGTTCGCAAAATATTCGTTTTCTGTCACTACTAAGGTTGATGCGCTGCCTCCTGCTATCCCTCCAAGTAGTACACAGCCACAGCCCTTTATTCCCCTTCTAGCTCCTTCCCCATTGATACCTTTCACAAATAATTCGGTGCCTAAGTTATCAG GTCATTGTTCATTGAATTTCTCAGCTGCTCAAGATATAATGACCACAACTGCTACTGATTGCTGGACTTCCTTTGCTCCATATTTGGCAAACGTTGTATGTTGTCCTCAATTTGATGCCATGCTGGTGACCCTCATAGGGCAGTCTAGCAAATACTCTGGGGTGCTAGCTTTGAACACAACTCATGCTCATCATTGCCTCTCTGATGTTCAAAAGGTCCTGGCCAGTCAAGGAGCAAATAGGgacctaaaaaaaatatgttcagTCCACCCAACAAATCTCACTGAGGCCTCTTGTCCTGTTGTATTTGTTGATGAATTTGAGAGTATTGTAGACACTTCAAGACTTCTGACTGCTTGTAGAAAAATTGATCCTGTAAATGAGTGTTGCGATCAAGTTTGCCAAAATGCCATACATTATGCTGCTAGAAAAATTGCCTTGAATGATTTGTCTAATTCAGATGGAAATCATAGCTTGCCTTGGCCGACAACTAGGATCAATGATTGCAAGAATATTGTTCTTCGTTGGCTGGCTAATAAACTTGATCCATCCACTGCAAATAGTGTTTTTAGAGGACTCTCAAACTGCAACCTAAACAGAG TATGCCCATTGGTTTTACCAAATGTCACAAGTGTTGTGAAAGAATGCGGGAATCTCATAAATAACCAAACAGCTTGCTGCAAAGCCATCAAAAGTTATGTGTCCTATTTGCAAGAACAGAGTTTTGTAACCAATCTGCAAGCCTTGAAATGTGCTACATCACTTGGAAAGAAATTGCAGCAAGCAAATGTCTCCAAAAATGTTTATAATCTTTGTCGTATAAGCCTGAAGGACTTTTCTCTTCAAG TTGGATTGCAag AATCTGGCTGCCTTTTGCCCAGTTTGCCTTCAAATGCAGTATTTGATGGAACTTCAGGGATTGGATTCATTTGCGACCTTAATGACAACATTGTAGCTCCATGGCCCACAACATCATATTCGCTACCATCCTCATGCAATAGAA CTACAAAACTTCCATCTCTTCCTACAGCAACGTCTTCACAAAATG GTCTTTTCATTAATACCTTGGTTTTGCCTCTCCTCTTTACCTCTATACTACTTCCCAAGAGGCTTCTTTAA